A single window of Betta splendens chromosome 11, fBetSpl5.4, whole genome shotgun sequence DNA harbors:
- the cited4a gene encoding LOW QUALITY PROTEIN: cbp/p300-interacting transactivator 4a (The sequence of the model RefSeq protein was modified relative to this genomic sequence to represent the inferred CDS: deleted 2 bases in 1 codon) has translation MYIIPELTQKTNSSECRDAAELQPPQGLHVAGASAGQITPALIQLLRTDSAFVNASSGTAAMAEHMMMPMSHGFRMGMNGPPQHNGQQGMRAMPNGQVMHYGRNPQNNMEAAMRQRPGMVAPGVMGGPVNGAPMANHHHQMLSGNMMYNGQGPQQHHPMHPQQQQQQQQQQQQQQQQQGGHPQQYHHGNLTSQQLMASMHLQKLNTQYHGHPLGSANGHHMPNGAQYRMGPSQLSGMQHIGAPLGLNGMDMDLIDEEVLTSLVLEFGLDRVQELPELFLGQNEFDFISDFVCKQQPSTVSC, from the exons ATGTATATAATCCCCGAGCTGACCCAGAAAACAAACTCCTCTGAGTGCCGAGACGCCGCAGAGTTGCAA CCGCCGCAGGGGCTGCATGTAGCCGGAGCATCAGCTGGACAAATAACCCCGGCGCTCATCCAACTTCTTCGAACGGATTCCGCATTCGTTAACGCATCG AGTGGCACAGCAGCCATGGCTGAACATATGATGATGCCTATGTCCCACGGCTTCAGGATGGGCATGAATGGGCCACCGCAGCACAACGGCCAGCAGGGCATGCGCGCCATGCCTAACGGCCAGGTGATGCACTACGGCAGGAACCCTCAGAACAACATGGAGGCCGCCATGCGGCAGAGGCCGGGCATGGTGGCACCGGGGGTCATGGGGGGCCCTGTGAATGGAGCTCCTATGGCCAATCACCATCACCAGATGTTATCTGGGAACATGATGTACAATGGGCAAGGCCCGCAGCAGCACCACCCCATGCatccacaacagcagcagcagcagcagcagcagcagcagcaacagcagcagcagcagggtggaCACCCACAGCAGTACCACCATGGTAAcctcacctcccagcagctcatGGCCAGCATGCACCTGCAAAAACTCAACACTCAGTATCACGGACACCCACTGGGCTCTGCCAATGGACACCACATGCCGAACGGCGCCCAGTACAGGATGGGTCCTTCCCAGCTGTCGGGCATGCAGCACATCGGCGCCCCTTTAGGGCTAAACGGCATGGACATGGATCTGATCGACGAGGAGGTTCTGACGTCGCTGGTGCTGGAGTTTGGGTTGGATCGCGTCCAAGAGCTGCCCGAACTCTTCCTGGGACAAAATGAATTCGATTTCATATCGGACTTCGTGTGCAAGCAGCAGCCAAGCACGGTCAGCTGTTGA